One segment of Fibrobacter sp. UWR3 DNA contains the following:
- a CDS encoding adenylyltransferase/cytidyltransferase family protein, whose product MKKYKVGYTAGGFDLFHVGHLNLLERCKQMCDYLIVGVCDDDYVKNIKHKEPVFKEDERVRILNALKCVDRAELVNFEITDDKMFALKKFHFDVLFSGDDWKGSERYNKTEADFSKVGVSIEYLPYTKGISSTDIKKKI is encoded by the coding sequence ATGAAAAAATACAAAGTCGGATATACCGCCGGGGGTTTTGACTTGTTCCATGTGGGGCATTTGAACTTGCTGGAACGATGCAAGCAGATGTGTGATTATTTGATTGTCGGCGTGTGCGATGATGACTATGTCAAGAACATCAAGCATAAGGAGCCTGTGTTTAAGGAAGACGAGCGTGTCCGAATCCTGAATGCCCTCAAGTGCGTTGACCGGGCTGAACTCGTTAACTTCGAAATTACCGACGACAAGATGTTCGCCCTGAAAAAATTTCATTTTGACGTTCTCTTTTCAGGGGACGATTGGAAAGGGTCCGAACGTTATAATAAAACCGAAGCGGATTTTTCAAAAGTCGGCGTTTCTATAGAATACCTCCCTTATACTAAGGGCATTTCTTCAACAGATATAAAGAAGAAAATCTAG
- a CDS encoding polysaccharide biosynthesis tyrosine autokinase: protein MASSAKKEETDLFDLLKDLAKNWQIMLPCLILSGVVGVFVAMWIRPIYQVDALLQIESKNNKGMASAMMGSLGSLFASSSPAETEIELIKSRQIIGDAVDKMRLLYVATPTRKLQRLLHKEGRMELNQLEIPWDNLPEEERGGAWTAVANDSLSFELYDHNNKKVMSNCHAGETYRIPYAGDTATFSVLKMDIKKGQRFSLYKMNRLDAIDAFKSAFDIKEKGKKTGILEFSYQDIYPDRATEILNEIANAYLRQNVERSNAEAQKTLEFLEKQLPEVKAQMDSAMLRFNSYRNRVGSVDINAETRLVLERRNKLQQDLLNLQQKKQDAIRLFQPEHPTIKTYEEQEATIKRELAHNTSESKKLPATQQEVLKLNNEVDLTKIMYTTMLNNIQQLKLVSAGEVGTVRIIDYAEQVRKPTKPKKKIILCVALFLGFLFGAALVSIKSKFSNGVRDPNFIEKETGFSVYAKIPKGNPNGTKGTRPLAVVEPDDVAVESLRALRSSLEFSMDEGCRPIIGVSGLIPGVGKSFISVNLAALFAGLGKKVLLIDADLRKGRLHKEFGIKRGNGLSQLLMRNAELADVIHSTEVENLFVMPCGNVPSNPSELLGSKHYTELISNLEKEYDMIIIDTPPIMLVTDATLACRYASQLVMVIEYNKHSIDAIKDGMAQLLKGNGDAHASIVINKYEHSHSDGYGYKYGKY from the coding sequence ATGGCATCGTCTGCTAAAAAAGAAGAAACCGATCTTTTTGACCTTTTGAAGGACTTGGCCAAGAACTGGCAGATCATGCTGCCATGTTTGATTCTTTCGGGCGTCGTGGGCGTTTTTGTGGCGATGTGGATTCGCCCCATTTACCAGGTAGACGCACTGCTGCAGATTGAATCGAAAAACAACAAGGGAATGGCCAGCGCCATGATGGGCAGCCTCGGAAGCCTGTTTGCCAGTTCTAGCCCTGCCGAAACCGAAATCGAGCTCATCAAGAGTAGGCAGATTATCGGCGACGCCGTAGACAAGATGCGTCTGCTTTACGTAGCAACCCCAACCCGCAAACTCCAGCGCCTGCTACACAAGGAAGGCAGGATGGAACTGAACCAGCTGGAAATCCCGTGGGACAACCTCCCCGAAGAAGAACGCGGAGGTGCATGGACTGCAGTCGCCAACGACAGTCTATCCTTCGAGCTGTATGACCACAACAACAAGAAAGTCATGAGCAACTGCCATGCAGGGGAAACATACAGAATCCCCTACGCAGGCGATACCGCCACCTTCAGCGTGTTGAAGATGGACATAAAGAAAGGACAACGCTTCTCTTTATACAAGATGAACAGGCTTGACGCCATCGATGCATTTAAAAGCGCTTTCGATATCAAGGAAAAAGGCAAGAAAACAGGCATTCTCGAATTCAGCTACCAAGATATCTATCCCGACCGCGCCACCGAAATCCTGAACGAAATTGCCAACGCCTACCTCCGGCAGAACGTGGAACGCAGTAACGCCGAAGCTCAGAAGACTTTGGAATTCTTGGAAAAACAACTTCCTGAAGTCAAGGCTCAAATGGACAGCGCCATGCTCCGCTTCAACAGTTACCGCAACCGCGTTGGTTCTGTCGACATCAATGCCGAAACAAGGCTTGTGCTTGAACGCAGAAACAAATTGCAACAGGACCTTCTGAATCTGCAACAGAAAAAACAGGACGCCATCCGTCTATTCCAACCGGAACACCCCACCATCAAGACATACGAAGAACAAGAAGCCACGATCAAGCGCGAATTAGCACACAATACCAGCGAATCAAAGAAACTCCCCGCTACCCAGCAAGAAGTTTTAAAACTGAACAATGAAGTGGACCTGACCAAAATCATGTACACAACTATGCTAAACAACATTCAACAACTTAAGCTTGTTTCTGCCGGCGAAGTGGGTACAGTCCGCATCATTGATTATGCCGAGCAAGTCAGAAAACCGACAAAGCCCAAGAAAAAGATTATCCTCTGCGTAGCCCTATTCCTTGGCTTCCTATTTGGCGCAGCCTTGGTAAGCATCAAAAGCAAGTTCAGTAATGGCGTACGCGACCCGAACTTTATCGAAAAAGAAACCGGATTCAGCGTCTACGCCAAGATTCCCAAGGGCAATCCCAACGGAACCAAGGGTACACGGCCTCTCGCCGTCGTCGAACCGGACGACGTGGCCGTTGAATCGCTACGCGCACTCCGCAGCTCACTTGAATTTAGCATGGACGAAGGTTGCCGTCCAATCATTGGCGTAAGCGGCCTTATCCCCGGCGTAGGCAAGAGCTTTATCTCCGTCAACTTGGCCGCCTTGTTCGCCGGACTCGGCAAAAAGGTGCTCCTTATTGACGCAGACCTCCGCAAGGGCCGCCTGCACAAGGAATTCGGAATCAAGCGCGGCAACGGTCTATCCCAATTGCTCATGCGCAATGCAGAACTAGCAGACGTCATCCATTCCACCGAAGTTGAAAATCTCTTCGTCATGCCGTGCGGCAACGTTCCGAGCAACCCGTCCGAATTGCTCGGTTCCAAGCACTACACTGAACTTATCAGCAACTTGGAGAAGGAATACGACATGATTATAATTGACACTCCACCAATTATGCTTGTCACAGATGCAACACTCGCCTGTCGTTACGCTTCGCAACTTGTAATGGTCATTGAATATAACAAGCACAGCATTGATGCCATCAAGGACGGCATGGCTCAGTTACTCAAGGGTAATGGCGACGCACACGCAAGCATTGTCATCAACAAATACGAACACAGCCACTCCGACGGTTACGGATACAAGTACGGAAAGTACTAG
- the sppA gene encoding signal peptide peptidase SppA, whose protein sequence is MAVCASFAYIPGESGFVSQDGGHGIFGNPASLSAFDSKGVLLGYQFDDNVSALRAGANLERLGVGFDYRTDGEGFDEARWSATYSFPMFDRLLFWGTRVQALRSADFEGTEWTLDQGFLVRPFNWLSLGYTCENLLYLGPESQDRIHSFGATLRIGRNLAVSYDWEDFENHRLFLELGLYGFRFAFQMPLYGDDEWRLTVSTSIGGNYDFALTVFDDYLPKGGAIGYHSSRNPQASRFAQIVRVPLNTDVVEKSEGLPFIGERDITLSKVRNLFEHLMRDPSAGLVILDFSGYRGNLGVSGEINRMVMALRARGSKVVAYVDDIRLSVLLAAASVDRVVAEPSAHLTWRGLGGNSLFYKGLLDKIGVKVEFLKHGAYKSAVEPYVADSMSTEARENRKELYTDLWQSVTSMVAVRNTRQSLGVKRTLDSLASTPVVSASAAVRAGLVDTLLYLDQVPAYALKSFFDVDAPQARYSDWYPTSRKIFDETWRQRSRIALLNIDGTIDAGMEQSVAEALRRMPGSAEALVLRISSPGGSAIASDKIWGAIMELKKRGIPVVASIGDMGASGAYYIACAADAIFAEPYSIVGSIGIYGGKIDASGLMSKVGLKAETVKTHEHADAETFTRPWTDAEKAALQQYMDEFYERFVKVVSGATGIARAKVDSSYGGGRVFIGEKAYKYGLVQGLGGLDAALKEARKRANIGEGNDIELVPILTGGSNIIRDPSASALIDFVLGAERVQFWALDPLLWEGAE, encoded by the coding sequence ATGGCCGTTTGCGCCTCTTTCGCCTACATTCCGGGCGAATCGGGCTTCGTGTCGCAGGATGGCGGCCACGGGATTTTCGGCAACCCGGCGTCCCTTTCGGCGTTTGATTCGAAGGGCGTGCTGCTCGGCTACCAGTTCGATGACAACGTGTCCGCCTTGCGTGCGGGTGCGAACCTGGAGAGGCTCGGCGTCGGTTTCGATTACCGCACCGACGGCGAGGGTTTCGATGAGGCCCGCTGGAGTGCCACGTATTCGTTCCCGATGTTCGACCGTCTGCTTTTCTGGGGTACGCGCGTGCAGGCCCTCCGCAGTGCGGATTTCGAGGGTACGGAATGGACGCTGGACCAGGGCTTTCTGGTTCGCCCCTTCAACTGGCTTTCTTTGGGCTACACCTGCGAAAACTTGCTTTACCTTGGGCCGGAGTCGCAGGACCGCATCCATAGTTTCGGTGCTACCCTCCGCATTGGCCGCAACCTTGCGGTGAGCTACGACTGGGAAGATTTCGAGAACCACAGGCTCTTCCTGGAACTTGGGCTCTACGGGTTCCGCTTCGCTTTCCAGATGCCCCTTTACGGCGACGACGAATGGCGCCTCACGGTATCGACGTCAATTGGCGGCAACTACGACTTTGCCCTGACGGTGTTCGACGATTACCTGCCGAAGGGTGGCGCTATCGGCTACCATTCGTCGCGTAACCCGCAGGCGTCGCGCTTTGCGCAGATTGTGCGCGTGCCTCTCAATACCGACGTGGTGGAAAAGAGCGAGGGCCTGCCGTTTATCGGTGAACGCGATATCACGCTTTCGAAGGTGCGCAACTTGTTCGAGCACCTGATGCGCGACCCGTCTGCGGGTCTCGTGATTCTCGACTTTTCGGGTTATCGCGGGAACCTTGGCGTCTCGGGAGAAATCAATCGCATGGTGATGGCGCTCCGGGCGCGCGGCTCGAAGGTGGTCGCCTACGTGGATGATATTCGTTTGTCTGTACTTCTGGCGGCTGCTTCCGTTGACCGCGTTGTGGCGGAACCTTCTGCTCACCTGACTTGGCGCGGGCTCGGTGGGAATTCCCTCTTTTACAAGGGCCTGCTGGACAAGATTGGCGTGAAGGTGGAATTCTTGAAGCACGGTGCCTACAAGTCTGCGGTGGAACCCTACGTTGCGGACTCGATGTCTACCGAGGCGCGCGAGAACCGGAAGGAACTCTACACCGACCTCTGGCAGTCCGTCACCTCTATGGTTGCGGTGCGGAACACGCGCCAGTCCCTCGGGGTCAAACGCACCCTCGATTCGCTGGCGTCTACCCCGGTGGTTTCTGCGTCCGCGGCTGTGCGGGCGGGGCTCGTGGATACGCTCTTGTACCTGGACCAGGTGCCGGCATACGCGCTCAAGTCGTTCTTCGATGTGGACGCCCCGCAGGCGCGCTACAGCGACTGGTACCCGACTTCGCGCAAGATTTTTGACGAGACATGGCGCCAGCGTTCGCGCATTGCGCTCCTGAACATCGACGGTACTATTGATGCGGGTATGGAACAGAGCGTCGCCGAGGCTCTGCGTCGCATGCCGGGCAGTGCCGAGGCGCTCGTGCTCCGCATCTCCTCTCCGGGTGGCAGCGCGATTGCGTCGGACAAGATTTGGGGCGCCATCATGGAACTCAAGAAGCGTGGAATCCCTGTAGTTGCAAGCATTGGCGATATGGGAGCCTCGGGCGCGTATTACATTGCCTGTGCCGCCGACGCGATATTCGCCGAGCCGTATTCCATAGTCGGGAGCATCGGCATTTACGGTGGCAAGATAGATGCCTCCGGACTCATGAGCAAGGTGGGCCTGAAGGCGGAGACGGTAAAGACGCACGAGCATGCCGATGCGGAAACCTTCACGCGCCCGTGGACCGACGCGGAGAAGGCCGCCCTCCAGCAGTACATGGACGAGTTCTACGAACGCTTTGTGAAGGTGGTCTCGGGTGCTACAGGCATCGCCCGCGCGAAGGTGGATTCCTCGTATGGCGGCGGCCGCGTGTTTATTGGCGAGAAGGCCTACAAGTACGGGCTGGTGCAGGGCCTGGGCGGCCTGGATGCTGCCCTGAAGGAGGCACGCAAGCGCGCGAATATTGGCGAGGGCAACGATATCGAACTTGTCCCGATTCTTACCGGCGGCTCTAACATCATTCGTGATCCCTCGGCAAGTGCGCTTATCGACTTTGTGCTCGGTGCCGAGCGCGTGCAGTTCTGGGCCCTCGACCCGCTGCTCTGGGAAGGTGCCGAATGA